The window TTGGGTTGCAATGGAATAATCCAAATCCTGATGGAGCCAATCGATTATCAAAACAAATCAAACCCCATATTATTGCTCGAAAAAGCTTTTGAGGAAAGATTAGATAGCACATTGATCAGTATATTTTCGATTAAAAATTCAAGATCTGCTCAGATTGGAACAATAGGTTTAAGAAAAGGCGAAGAACTTTTTGGTGATTTCAATCAACTTGATGATTCAATAAAAACAAGAGTTTTATCTGATCTAAATCATTCAGTTGATCAAATTGATTCTGCAGTTCATATTTACAAGGCTTTTGATGACTTGCATGTATTTTTTGAGGTGATCAAGCCACCGATAAGAATTTGTCTATTTGGAGCTGGAAACGATACGATTCCACTTTGTAAAATGGCGAGTTTTCTTGGATGGGAAGTAGTTTTAATCGACGGTAGAAAACAATATGCTACAAAAGAAAGGTTTGAACATGCTTCAGCAATTGTAGTTGGGCCAGCTGATGAAGTGGTTTCTCAGTTAGAGTTTGATCAAAATACGGTCGCCTTACTGATGACGCATAATTTTGAATATGAGGTGAAAGTTCTGGAACAGCTTCTTCCATTTTCATTGCCCTATATAGGGATTTTGGGACCAAAGAAAAAAAGTCTAAAGCTTTTTGAAAGGTTAGAAAATCAAGGTGTAAATGTGAATCAAGAGCATATTTATGGGCCTGTTGGTTTAAATATCGGTGCTGAAGGTGCTGAGGAAATTGCCTTATCTATTTTGGCAGAGATCAAAACCGTCTTGATGCAAAAGGAACCTTATTCCCTAAGAGATAAAAAAGGCTCAATCCATGACTAACTCCAATTATCCACAAACAGGCATTATCATCTTGGCCGCAGGAAATTCCTCTCGACTAGGTCAAGCAAAACAGCTTTTAGATTTTAAAGGTGAGAAGCTCTTGCAAATTGCTATTGATATTGCTGAGGATAGTCTTTCTGATGTGAATCTAGTTGTTCTTGGAGCCTATAAAGAGCAAATCAAAAATGAGATTGATTTTCAATCGTGTGAAATCGTTACGAATGAAAACTGGTCAAAGGGCTTATCAAGCAGCATGAAAGTAGGTCTTTCTGCGATGATTGAAAATTATGCTGTAGATCAAATTCTAATCATGCTCTCTGATCAACCTTTTGTGACTAAAGAGTTATTGAACCTAATGATCAAGACCCAATTAGAAAGTAGAAAAGGAATTGTAGCCTGTCGCTACGGGGATACATTGGGAGTTCCTGTCTTGTATACCAAGAAATATTTTGAGGAATTAATGCAATTGAAAGAAAAAGAAGGAGCTAAAAAAGTAATCTTCAATCATTTGGAAGATTGTGAAATCATTGTTTTTGAGCGTGGAAAAATTGACATCGATACCCAAGAAGATTATGATCAACTTTTAGGTAAGAAAGCTTGATTAAAGCTTCCTTACCCAGATATTTCTAAAACTCACCAAATCTCCATGATCTTGTAGGACAAAAGGCAATTCAGCTGCATGGACTTTATAATTTGGGATTCCAATGTATTCAGTTGGACCTTTAAGCTCTACACTATTTTGAACGAGAATGCCATTGTGAACAACGGTAACTTTTGCAGGAGAAACGATCATTCCATCTTCATTAAATCTTGGAGCTGTGAAGAATATATCATAAGTATTCCATGCTCCCGGTTCACGAGTGGCATTTACTAATGGTGGATATTGTTTGTAAACACTCGCTGCTTGGCCATTGGAATAGGTTCTGCTTTCGAAGGAGTCCAAAACCTGAATTTCATAAAATCCCATAATGATCACCCCTGAATTTCCTCTTCCTTGCCCCTCTCCTTTTACTACTGTAGGCGACGCCCATTCTATATGAAGTTGCATATCTCCAAATGCTTCCTTCGTCTTGATATCACCAGTTCTTGGAAGTACAGTCATTGCACCATTTTCTACAGTCCATTTGGCTTCTCCTCCGTCTCTTGCGCTAACAAAATGATTTAGATTCTGTCCATCAAAAAGGATAATTGCATCACTTGGTGCAAGATGATTTTGTGCTCCAGCTTCAACTTTTCTAGGAATTGGCTCCCAAAACTCAGTTGCCTCAGGCGGTAACTTGATGTCTTTTTGTTGGGCAAAAAGAGGAACAGTTAAAATAAATGTGAAGAGGACAGATAAAGTACTTAATTGAATTTTCATAAGGCTTTTTGGTTTGATAAATAGGTTCTTTTTATTGGTCTCTATTAATTTTAGATTCTTAAACCGCTGATGGATTTTAACTTTGGCAAGTCAATTCAAAGGCTTAAATTTCTTTAAATTTAAATATATGAAAAATATTCTACTCCTATTCCTATTTCTCTTTACCTTTTCCAATCTTTCCTTTGCCCAAAAGGATTATTATTTTCCTGGAGAAACATTCACAGATGACATCCCTTCGCCTTATTCTTATTTAGGATACCATGTTGGTGAATGGCATACCCGCTATGACCGCATGGTCGGTTATTTGGAGAAATTAGCGGAATCATCGGATATGGCAGAATTGAAGACTGTGGGATATACCAATCAACTCAGACCACTCGTCGTTTTGGTAATCAGCAATGCAAATAATATCAGTAATCTGGAAAATATCAGAAATAATCATTTGAAGCTTGTTGACCCGAAAGTGGATATGCCTGATGTGAGCACTATGCCTGCAATTATCAATTTGGCTTATAGCGTCCATGGGAATGAACCTTCTGGAGGTGAAGCAGCTATTTTATCTGCTTATTGGTTGTTGGCTTCTCAAAGTGACAAGGCCAAAGGAATACGTGATAATGCAGTAGTTATGATTGATCCTGCTATCAACCCTGATGGAAGAGACCGCCATACCAATTGGGCGAATATGCACCGTGGCTTCCCTCCTGTGGCTGATCCATTGGATAGAGAGCACAACGAAATCTGGCCAAGTGGTCGTGTGAATCACTATTGGTTTGACTTGAATAGAGATTGGCTGCCATTAGCACAAGTAGAGACCCAAAGTAAGATTGCTTGGTATCACTCATGGTATCCAAATGTGGTCGGCGATTTTCATGAAATGGGAACTAATAGCACTTATTTCTTCGAACCTACCAAACCATTTGGAAGTGAAAATCCTGTTGTTCCTAGAAAGAACTATGATGAGATCAACAATAAATTCGCTGGCTATTTCTCCAAGGCATTAGATGAAATTGGTAGTTTGTATTGGACTAAAGAGACCTTTGATAACAGCTACCCAGGATACGGATCTACCTATCCTGATATTCAAGGAGGCTTGGGATTGGTGTTTGAACAAGGGAGTTCAAGAGGGCATATCCAAAGCTCTCAAAGAGGTGATATCACGTTTCAATTTACCATCAGGAATCAGCTAAAAATATCCATGGCCACCATGGAAGCTGGTGTAAAAGAGCGGATTTACATGCATCAGTATTTGAGAGAATTCTTTAAAACAGGAATGGATGAAGCTGCCAAAAATTCTGTCAAATCTTATGTTTTTGGTGATGAATATGATGAATCAAAAAACAGATTATTCCTAAAGCTACTTTTAGATCATAAAATAAAAGTATATGATAATGATAGAGATATAAGTGTAAAAGGAAAGCAATTTAAGAAAGGAAAATCATGGGTAGTTCCCACTTCTCAACCACAATATAGAATGGTGAGAACCATGTTTGAGAAAGTGACAGAGTTTGCAGATTCCGTATTCTATGATGCTTCTTCATGGACAATGGCCTTAGCCTACAATGTTCCTTTTGAAAGTCAATCTGGATTTTCAGCAGGGAAAGAATTGAGCAGTTTAGAAACACAAGAATTAGCTTTTCCAGAAATAGGAAATTATGTTGCATATATGGTTGATTGGTCTGATTATTTTGCTCCAAAATTCCTTCATGCTATACAAAATGCAGGAGTTCACGTTGAATCCAATGCCTTACCATTCACTTCTTTGACCGATCAAGGAGAAAAAGAATTCCCCGCGGGTTCATTGATAATTCCTACAGCATTTCAAAAAATGAATCAAGCTGATTTGAGAAATATAATCCAAGCTGCTGCAAAAGAATCTGGGCAACATGTATTTGCAAGCACAACAGGTTTTAGCAAAGCTGGAATTGACTTGGGGAGTAATAATATCTCCGCTATTCAAGTTCCAAAAGTCTTGATGCTTGTAGGGCAAGGGACGTCGCAGTATGAAGCAGGCGAAATTTGGCATTTGATGGATACCAAAGTAGGAATGCCTATTTCAAAAGTCGATTTGAGTGCATTTGGAAGGCTAAATCTTTTTGATTACAAGACCCTGATCATGACTTCAGGCAATTATTCTAGTTTATCTTCAGGACAATTGACCCATTTGAAAGATTGGTTGTCCCGAGGAGGAACGATCATCGCTTTGAGATCTGCTTCTCAATGGCTCCAAAGTCAAGGGGTTATTCAGGAAGAATACTTATCTATAAATGAGGAAACTACTTCAGCGAGCAAGCTATACGCATCAAGAAGAGATGAATCAGGTGCGCAAGCCATTGGTGGAAGTATTTATAACGCATATTTAGACAACACACATCCACTTGGATACGGTTACAGAATGACGGAAATACCAGTTTATAGAAACACGAGCATCTTTTTCAAACCATCAAAAAGTCCTTATCAAACTCCCGTGAGGTATACAGAAAACCCACTTTTGGGAGGTTACATCTCCCCTTCTAATCTTGAAAAAGTGAAGCAAAGTGCCAGTGTGCTTGTATCTCCTGTAGGAAGAGGAAAAGTAATTAACTTCATCGATAATCCAAACTTCAGAGGAACTTGGTTTGGAACCAACAAGCTATTCTTCAATGCTATTTTCTATGGAGATAAAATTTGATTATCCGCAATTGCGCTTGTATGTAATTTGTTAGATAAATGATTGCGGATAATTATTATCAAGTTATCAGTGGATTAGTTGTCAGTGCACCTAATCACAGTGCTTGCTCTTCTGATTGGAAATATGAAATCATATATTTTCAATAATAAAGAATTTGCAAGTTAACAAAGGCCTAAATGTTTTCATTCAATTGAAACTGTTTAGGCCTTTATTTTCAAAGAGATGAGATAGAAAGTTTGTATCTCGAAGAAAATGCCGAAATTTGGAGCAAAATAATTAATTGTGTCAGCATCGATTCTTCTTCTCACTCCCCCATTTACTCAGCTAAATACCCCCTATCCTGCTACGGCTTATATCAAAGGTTATCTTAATTTATTGGAGAAAAAATCCTTTCAGTTTGACCTTGGTTTAAATGTTATTCTTAGAATTTTTTCAAAAGATGGTTTAACTGATTTGTTTCAAAGTATTGAACAAAAGGATGTTAAAAAGCTATCCCCGAATAGTCAAAGGATATTGAAATTAAAGACTGATTATCTAGAAACCATCACCCCTGTTATAAATTTTCTTCAGTTTAATAATCCAACGATAGCCTACAATATCTGTGATGGAGACTTTTTACCACAGGCTTCCCGATTTGCTCAGTTGGAGGAGATGGATTGGGCATTTGGAACGATGGGTATTCAGGATAAGGCAAGGCATTTTGCAACACTTTATTTGGAAGATTTGGGAGATTTGATTCAAGAAGCACTTGACCCACATTTTGGTTTTAGTCGTTATGCCGAACGCTTGGGAAGATCAGCAGTTTCTTTTGATCCTTTGAAGGAATATTTGGATTCTGAGCCTTCTTTTGTGGATAAGTACTTATTTGAGGAATTAGAAAAAAGCATTGCTGAAACAAATCCGAGTTTGGTTTGTATTTCCGTTCCTTTTCCAGGAAATCTGTATGGTGCATTGAGATGTGGACAATATATCAAAGCCCAACATCCCAATATCAAGATTGTCATGGGTGGCGGATATCCAAATACAGAGTTAAGAAGTCTTAAGGAGCCAAGAATTTTTAAATATGTAGATTTTATTACTTTGGATGATGGTGAAAGACCTTTGACCAA is drawn from Belliella baltica DSM 15883 and contains these coding sequences:
- a CDS encoding XdhC family protein: MKEFQLILEAYKIYEKTNIKSALATVVKVDGSAYRRPGARMLVSENGDLTGAISGGCLEGDALRKAQSVIFQNQSMLVTYDTTDEDDQKFGIGLGCNGIIQILMEPIDYQNKSNPILLLEKAFEERLDSTLISIFSIKNSRSAQIGTIGLRKGEELFGDFNQLDDSIKTRVLSDLNHSVDQIDSAVHIYKAFDDLHVFFEVIKPPIRICLFGAGNDTIPLCKMASFLGWEVVLIDGRKQYATKERFEHASAIVVGPADEVVSQLEFDQNTVALLMTHNFEYEVKVLEQLLPFSLPYIGILGPKKKSLKLFERLENQGVNVNQEHIYGPVGLNIGAEGAEEIALSILAEIKTVLMQKEPYSLRDKKGSIHD
- a CDS encoding nucleotidyltransferase family protein, which encodes MTNSNYPQTGIIILAAGNSSRLGQAKQLLDFKGEKLLQIAIDIAEDSLSDVNLVVLGAYKEQIKNEIDFQSCEIVTNENWSKGLSSSMKVGLSAMIENYAVDQILIMLSDQPFVTKELLNLMIKTQLESRKGIVACRYGDTLGVPVLYTKKYFEELMQLKEKEGAKKVIFNHLEDCEIIVFERGKIDIDTQEDYDQLLGKKA
- a CDS encoding 3-keto-disaccharide hydrolase; the encoded protein is MKIQLSTLSVLFTFILTVPLFAQQKDIKLPPEATEFWEPIPRKVEAGAQNHLAPSDAIILFDGQNLNHFVSARDGGEAKWTVENGAMTVLPRTGDIKTKEAFGDMQLHIEWASPTVVKGEGQGRGNSGVIIMGFYEIQVLDSFESRTYSNGQAASVYKQYPPLVNATREPGAWNTYDIFFTAPRFNEDGMIVSPAKVTVVHNGILVQNSVELKGPTEYIGIPNYKVHAAELPFVLQDHGDLVSFRNIWVRKL
- a CDS encoding M14 family zinc carboxypeptidase, with protein sequence MKNILLLFLFLFTFSNLSFAQKDYYFPGETFTDDIPSPYSYLGYHVGEWHTRYDRMVGYLEKLAESSDMAELKTVGYTNQLRPLVVLVISNANNISNLENIRNNHLKLVDPKVDMPDVSTMPAIINLAYSVHGNEPSGGEAAILSAYWLLASQSDKAKGIRDNAVVMIDPAINPDGRDRHTNWANMHRGFPPVADPLDREHNEIWPSGRVNHYWFDLNRDWLPLAQVETQSKIAWYHSWYPNVVGDFHEMGTNSTYFFEPTKPFGSENPVVPRKNYDEINNKFAGYFSKALDEIGSLYWTKETFDNSYPGYGSTYPDIQGGLGLVFEQGSSRGHIQSSQRGDITFQFTIRNQLKISMATMEAGVKERIYMHQYLREFFKTGMDEAAKNSVKSYVFGDEYDESKNRLFLKLLLDHKIKVYDNDRDISVKGKQFKKGKSWVVPTSQPQYRMVRTMFEKVTEFADSVFYDASSWTMALAYNVPFESQSGFSAGKELSSLETQELAFPEIGNYVAYMVDWSDYFAPKFLHAIQNAGVHVESNALPFTSLTDQGEKEFPAGSLIIPTAFQKMNQADLRNIIQAAAKESGQHVFASTTGFSKAGIDLGSNNISAIQVPKVLMLVGQGTSQYEAGEIWHLMDTKVGMPISKVDLSAFGRLNLFDYKTLIMTSGNYSSLSSGQLTHLKDWLSRGGTIIALRSASQWLQSQGVIQEEYLSINEETTSASKLYASRRDESGAQAIGGSIYNAYLDNTHPLGYGYRMTEIPVYRNTSIFFKPSKSPYQTPVRYTENPLLGGYISPSNLEKVKQSASVLVSPVGRGKVINFIDNPNFRGTWFGTNKLFFNAIFYGDKI